The following proteins are co-located in the Triticum aestivum cultivar Chinese Spring chromosome 1A, IWGSC CS RefSeq v2.1, whole genome shotgun sequence genome:
- the LOC123056208 gene encoding pheophytinase, chloroplastic isoform X1, with translation MAALAHHHRVLSFTSFATPRTHLPCASSSSPPTHARLRGARVLRHASGDSSSAALATSSSLEELSRSCTTWSWRGMRVNYLVRGEGPPVLLVHGFGASVAHWRRNIGVLSESNTVYAIDLLGFGASDKPAGFSYTMETWAELILEFLDEVVKRPTVLVGNSVGSLACVIAASDSTRDLVRGLVLLNCSGGMNNKAIVDDWRIKLLLPLLWLIDFLLKQKSIASALFGRVKERENLKNILMSVYGNKEAVDDELVEIIRGPADTEGALDAFVSTVTGPPGPSPIALMPTIKIPVLVLWGDEDPFTPIDGPVGKYFSGLPSELSNVRLYMLAGVGHCPHDDRPDLVHEKLLPWLASLPSAAEPEVAVA, from the exons ATGGCCGCACTCGCCCACCACCACCGTGTCCTTTCCTTCACCTCCTTCGCAACTCCAAGAACTCACCTACCCTGcgcgtcctcctcgtcgcctcccACGCATGCCCGCCTCAGAGGCGCCCGTGTTCTCCGGCACGCCTCCGGCGACAGCAGTAGCGCGGCCCTCGCCACCAGCTCGTCGCTGGAGGAGCTGTCCCGGAGCTGCACCACCTGGTCATGGCGAGGGATGCGCGTGAACTACCTGGTCAGGGGGGAGGGCCCGCCCGTGCTGCTCGTCCACGGCTTCGGCGCCTCCGTCGCGCACTGGCGCAG GAACATTGGCGTGTTATCTGAATCCAACACCGTCTATGCCATCGATTTGCTCGGGTTCGGGGCGTCAGACAAGCCTGCTGGATTCTCTTACACCATGGAAACATGGGCCGAG TTGATCCTGGAGTTCTTGGACGAGGTCGTCAAGAGGCCCACCGTGCTTGTTGGCAACTCTGTGGGCAGCCTTGCTTGTGTCATTGCCGCCTCAG ATTCTACCAGGGACCTTGTCCGGGGACTCGTGCTGCTGAACTGCTCAGGTGGGATGAACAACAAGGCGATCGTCGATGACTGGAGGATCAAGCTGCTCTTACCTCTGCTCTGGCTAATCGACTTTCTGCTCAAACAAAAGAGTATCGCATCGGCGCTCTTCGGCCGCGTTAAAGAAAG GGAGAATCTGAAGAATATCTTGATGTCTGTCTACGGAAACAAAGAGGCCGTGGATGATGAACTGGTCGAG ATCATAAGGGGGCCGGCTGACACCGAAGGTGCTCTCGACGCGTTCGTGTCGACGGTGACGGGCCCGCCGGGGCCTAGCCCGATAGCCCTGATGCCGACGATCAAGATTCCGGTCTTGGTTCTGTGGGGAGACGAGGACCCCTTCACCCCGATCGACGGGCCCGTGGGGAAGTACTTCTCCGGCCTCCCGTCCGAGCTTTCCAACGTGAGACTCTACATGCTGGCGGGGGTTGGCCACTGTCCGCACGACGATCGGCCGGACCTCGTGCACGAGAAGCTGCTGCCATGGCTGGCCAGCCTCCCGTCTGCGGCAGAGCCTGAGGTGGCGGTAGCTTAA
- the LOC123056208 gene encoding pheophytinase, chloroplastic isoform X2, translating to MAALAHHHRVLSFTSFATPRTHLPCASSSSPPTHARLRGARVLRHASGDSSSAALATSSSLEELSRSCTTWSWRGMRVNYLVRGEGPPVLLVHGFGASVAHWRRNIGVLSESNTVYAIDLLGFGASDKPAGFSYTMETWAELILEFLDEVVKRPTVLVGNSVGSLACVIAASDSTRDLVRGLVLLNCSGGMNNKAIVDDWRIKLLLPLLWLIDFLLKQKSIASALFGRVKERENLKNILMSVYGNKEAVDDELVECCADHKGAG from the exons ATGGCCGCACTCGCCCACCACCACCGTGTCCTTTCCTTCACCTCCTTCGCAACTCCAAGAACTCACCTACCCTGcgcgtcctcctcgtcgcctcccACGCATGCCCGCCTCAGAGGCGCCCGTGTTCTCCGGCACGCCTCCGGCGACAGCAGTAGCGCGGCCCTCGCCACCAGCTCGTCGCTGGAGGAGCTGTCCCGGAGCTGCACCACCTGGTCATGGCGAGGGATGCGCGTGAACTACCTGGTCAGGGGGGAGGGCCCGCCCGTGCTGCTCGTCCACGGCTTCGGCGCCTCCGTCGCGCACTGGCGCAG GAACATTGGCGTGTTATCTGAATCCAACACCGTCTATGCCATCGATTTGCTCGGGTTCGGGGCGTCAGACAAGCCTGCTGGATTCTCTTACACCATGGAAACATGGGCCGAG TTGATCCTGGAGTTCTTGGACGAGGTCGTCAAGAGGCCCACCGTGCTTGTTGGCAACTCTGTGGGCAGCCTTGCTTGTGTCATTGCCGCCTCAG ATTCTACCAGGGACCTTGTCCGGGGACTCGTGCTGCTGAACTGCTCAGGTGGGATGAACAACAAGGCGATCGTCGATGACTGGAGGATCAAGCTGCTCTTACCTCTGCTCTGGCTAATCGACTTTCTGCTCAAACAAAAGAGTATCGCATCGGCGCTCTTCGGCCGCGTTAAAGAAAG GGAGAATCTGAAGAATATCTTGATGTCTGTCTACGGAAACAAAGAGGCCGTGGATGATGAACTGGTCGAG TGCTGTGCAGATCATAAGGGGGCCGGCTGA